The Mercurialis annua linkage group LG2, ddMerAnnu1.2, whole genome shotgun sequence genome contains a region encoding:
- the LOC126668839 gene encoding dolichyl-diphosphooligosaccharide--protein glycosyltransferase subunit STT3A, with protein MANLQTAKGDSALRYAFGNVLAFFILLLIGVLAFSIRIFSVIKYESVIHEFDPYFNYRVTQFLSKNGIYEFWNWFDDRTWYPLGRVIGGTVYPGLTLTAGTLWWLLNSLNIPLSVETVCVFTAPIFSAFASWATYLLTKEVKGAGAGLTAAALLAMVPSYISRSVAGSYDNEAVAIFALIFTFYLYIKTLNTGSLFYATLNALAYFYMVCSWGGYTFIINLIPMHVLLCIVTGRYSSRLYIAYAPLVVLGTLLAALVPVVGFNAVLTSEHFASFLVFIIIHVVAFVHYIKGILSPKMFKVAVTLVISVGLAVCCAVMAILIALVASSPTKGWSGRSLSLLDPTYASKYIPIIASVSEHQPPTWPSYFMDINVLAFLVPAGIIACFMPLSDASSFVLLYIVTSSYFSGVMVRLMLVFAPAACIMSGIALSEAFSVFTRSIKFQLPGLSESSQIDAGDVSSSNSIAQNDAEKTEKTEDVAKERPSKKNKKKEKEIAEKPSIRAKIQKRLLVLPFEASIFGILLLVLLGAFYVIHCVWAAAEAYSAPSIVLTSNSPDGGLHVFDDFREAYAWLSHNTEVDDKVASWWDYGYQTTAMANRTVIVDNNTWNNTHIATVGTAMSSPEKAAWEIFNSLDVKYVLVVFGGLVGYPSDDINKFLWMVRIGGGEFPHIKESDYLRDGQYRIDSQATPTMLNSLMYKLSYYRFVETDGKAYDRVRRTEIGRKHFKLTHFEEVFTTHHWMVRLYKLKPQKNRIRGKAKKKSKTSSTSSSKKTGASKRNPWH; from the exons ATGGCGAACTTACAGACCGCCAAAGGAGACTCGGCTTTGAGATACGCCTTCGGGAATGTCCTCGCCTTTTTTATCCTTCTTTTGATCGGCGTTCTCGCGTTCTCGATCCGTATTTTCTCT gtTATAAAGTATGAGAGTGTTATTCATGAGTTTGATCCTTATTTTAATTACAGAGTCACTCAG TTTTTATCAAAGAATGGAATATATGAGTTTTGGAATTGGTTCGATGATCGGACCTG GTATCCTCTTGGACGTGTGATTGGTGGAACAGTTTATCCTGGCTTGACCTTGACTGCCGGCACACTATGGTG GTTGTTGAACTCCTTGAATATTCCTTTATCTGTTGAGACTGTTTGTGTATTCACGGCACCTATTTTCTCTGCATTTGCTTCATGGGCTACTTACCTTTTGACCAAG GAAGTGAAAGGTGCTGGTGCCGGACTGACAGCAGCAGCTCTTTTGGCCATG GTTCCATCATATATATCTCGTTCGGTGGCTGGCAGCTATGATAATGAAGCTGTAGCTATATTTGCTCTGATCTTCACGTTCTATCTCTATATAAAG ACTTTGAATACAGGATCTCTCTTCTATGCCACCTTGAATGCCTTAGCATACTTCTACATG GTTTGCTCATGGGGAGGATACACCTTTATAATTAATCTTATCCCTATGCATGTGCTTCTGTGCATTGTGACTGGTCGGTACTCTTCTCGGTTATACATTGCATATGCTCCTCTT GTGGTTTTGGGAACTCTTTTGGCTGCATTGGTGCCTGTTGTGGGCTTTAATGCAGTCCTGACATCGGAACATTTTGCATCATTTTTG GTTTTTATCATCATCCATGTGGTGGCTTTTGTACATTATATCAAAGGGATCCTTTCTCCAAAAATGTTTAAAGTAGCTGTTACACTTGTTATATCTGTTGGCTT GGCAGTCTGTTGTGCTGTGATGGCAATTCTAATAGCGCTGGTAGCTTCCAGCCCAACAAAAGGATGGAGTGGGCGAAGTTTGAGTCTGCTTGATCC AACCTATGCAAGCAAGTATATACCAATTATTGCCAGTGTCAGTGAACATCAACCCCCTACATGGCCTTCTTACTTCATGGACATTAATGTGTTGGCATTCTTGGTCCCGGCTGGGATAATT GCATGCTTTATGCCTTTGTCTGATGCAAGCTCCTTTGTTCTCCTTTATATTGTGACATCTTCATATTTTTCTGGAGTCATG GTGCGTCTGATGCTTGTGTTTGCTCCAGCAGCATGTATAATGTCTGGAATTGCCCTTTCTGAAGCTTTTAGTGTTTTTACACGATCAATTAAGTTTCAGCTGCCGGGACTGTCAGAGAGTTCTCAAATTGAT GCAGGGGATGTTAGTTCAAGCAATAGTATAGCACAAAATGATGCAGAAAAAACTGAGAAAACCGAAGATGTCGCAAAAGAACGACCTtccaaaaagaataaaaagaaggaaaaagagaTTGCGGAGAAGCCATCCATTAGAGCGAAAATTCAGAAAAGGCTTCTTGTTTTACCTTTTGAGGCATCTATCTTTGGTATTCTATTACTTGTGTTGCTCGGTGCTTTCTATGTG ATCCATTGTGTCTGGGCAGCAGCAGAAGCATATTCCGCACCTTCTATTGTGTTGACATCTAATTCACCTGATGGGGGTCTACATGTTTTTGATGATTTTAGAGAGGCATATGCATGGCTAAGCCACAATACTGAAGTGGATGATAAA GTTGCATCATGGTGGGACTATGGTTATCAAACAACTGCAATGGCTAACCGAACTGTTATTGTTGACAATAATACCTGGAATAATACACATATTGCAACTGTTGGCACTGCCATGTCTTCTCCTGAAAAGGCAGCCTGGGAAATCTTTAACTCCTTGGATGTAAAATATGTACTAGTTGTCTTTGGAG GTCTTGTTGGCTACCCGAGTGATGATATAAATAAGTTCTTGTGGATGGTTCGTATTGGAGGGGGGGAGTTCCCTCATATCAAAGAATCTGATTACCTG AGAGATGGGCAATATCGGATTGATTCTCAAGCTACACCAACCATGTTAAACAGTCTCATGTACAAACTTTCATATTACAG GTTTGTGGAAACAGATGGTAAAGCATATGATAGAGTCAGACGAACAGAGATCGGGagaaaacattttaaactcaCCCATTTTGAGGAG GTATTCACAACGCACCATTGGATGGTTCGATTATACAAACTGAAACCTCAAAAGAACAGGATCCGAGGAAAGGCCAAAAAGAAATCG AAAACAAGCTCAACTTCTAGCTCTAAGAAAACTGGAGCTAGTAAAAGGAATCCATGGCATTAG
- the LOC126668909 gene encoding protein unc-13 homolog, producing the protein MSRIFRDKSLGNSKRHSSNSGLTPIMLIHPVQDDVHSPFSDAAPNLSTSELRESAYEILIAACRSSSSRALTYIPQSEKNGGGGGSGGASLSHAPSLQRSLTSTAASKVKKALGMRSESLMKRRSGGGGGDEVVSNGRERKLVTVGELVRVQMRVSEQTDSRIRRALLRIAAGQLGRRIEWMVLPLELLQQLKFSDFHNQQEYEAWQRRNLKLLEAGLLLHPHLPHSKTDTSPRRLQQIIRGALEKPIETGKNNESLQVLRNVVMSLACRSFDGSVSENCHWADGFPLNLRLYQVLLDACFDVNDESIVIEEIDEVLELIKKTWGILGMNQMLHNLCFLWVLFEHYVATGQVEDDLLFAANNLLIEVEKDAKTNKDLDYSKILSSVLSSLLGWAEKKLLAYHDSFHSDNIESMQTVASLAVVAAKILVEDISYEYRRKKKDVDVAFERIDTYIRKSLKAAFSQKMEKVKSSKHSRHEKNPLPSLSALAREISELAFNEKAIFSPVLKRWHPLAAGVAVATLHSCYGNELKKFISGISELTPDAIEVLCAADKLEKDLVQIAVEDAVNSDDGGKSVIQEMPPYDAEALIADLVKSWIKTRVDRVKEWTDRNLQQEVWNPQANKQRFAPSAIEVLRIIDETLEAFFLLPIPMHPTLLPDLISGLDKCLQNYVLKTKSGCGTRSTYMPTMPALTRCTMGSKFHVFRKKERLHIAPRRKPQVGYTNGDTSSYGIPQLCVRINTLQHLRMQLDVLEKKTVVQLKNTKSSQTYDFGSGMGKKFDFSSAACVEGIQQLCEATSYKIVFHELSHVFWDGLYAGDVSSSRIDPVIQELEQYLEIISSTVHDRVRTRVITDVMKASFDGFLLVLLAGGPSRAFTPEDFELIDDDFKFLRDLFWSNGDGLPIELIDKFSTTVRGVLPLFRTDTESLVERFLSLTTESYGSSDKSRLPLPPTSGQWNPTEPNTLLRVLCYRCDETAIKFLKKTYNLPKKL; encoded by the exons atgtccCGAATTTTCAGAGATAAATCGTTGGGTAACTCTAAAAGACACAGCAGTAACTCGGGTCTGACTCCAATTATGCTAATTCATCCAGTTCAAGACGATGTTCACTCGCCTTTTAGCGACGCTGCTCCTAATTTATCCACTTCTGAGCTTCGTGAGTCTGCTTATGAGATCTTAATCGCTGCCTGCCGGAGTTCCAGTAGTCGGGCCTTGACTTATATTCCCCAGTCTGAAAAaaatggtggtggtggtgggaGTGGTGGTGCGTCTTTGAGTCACGCGCCGTCGTTGCAGCGGTCGTTGACTTCTACGGCTGCTAGTAAAGTGAAGAAGGCGTTGGGTATGAGGTCGGAATCGCTGATGAAGAGGAGAAGTGGCGGTGGAGGTGGAGATGAGGTGGTGAGTAATGGGAGAGAGAGGAAGCTGGTGACTGTTGGTGAGTTGGTTAGGGTTCAGATGAGAGTGTCGGAGCAGACTGATTCGAGGATTAGGCGTGCGCTTTTGAGGATTGCAGCTGGCcag CTCGGAAGGCGTATAGAGTGGATGGTTTTGCCACTCGAGCTACTGCAGCAACTCAAGTTTTCTGATTTTCATAATCAACAAGAATATGAAGCTTGGCAGAGGAGGAATTTGAAGCTTCTAGAGGCTGGATTGCTTTTGCATCCTCACCTACCGCATAGTAAGACGGACACTTCTCCACGGCGACTCCAGCAGATAATTCGCGGGGCATTGGAGAAGCCCATTGAAACAGGAAAGAACAACGAGTCATTGCAAGTTCTTCGAAATGTAGTTATGTCGCTTGCTTGTAGATCATTTGATGGGTCGGTCTCTGAAAATTGCCATTGGGCCGATGGCTTTCCTTTGAATTTGAGACTCTACCAAGTGCTTTTAGATGCTTGTTTTGATGTTAATGATGAATCAATTGTTATCGAAGAAATTGACGAGGTTTTAGAACTTATTAAGAAAACTTGGGGAATCCTCGGAATGAACCAGATGCTGCATAATCTTTGCTTTTTGTGGGTTTTATTTGAGCACTATGTTGCAACTGGCCAAGTTGAGGATGACTTATTGTTTGCTGCTAACAATCTGTTGATTGAAGTTGAGAAAGACGCAAAAACAAATAAGGACCTTGATTACTCCAAGATTTTGAGTTCCGTATTGAGTTCATTATTGGGTTGGGCGGAGAAAAAGCTTCTTGCTTACCATGACAGTTTTCATAGTGATAATATTGAATCAATGCAAACAGTTGCTTCTTTGGCTGTTGTGGCAGCAAAAATACTGGTTGAAGATATCTCGTATGAGTATCGTAGAAAAAAGAAAGACGTTGATGTCGCTTTTGAGAGGATCGACACTTACATTAGGAAATCTTTGAAAGCTGCTTTTTCTCAG AAAATGGAGAAAGTTAAGTCGAGCAAGCATTCAAGACACGAGAAGAATCCACTTCCGAGCCTATCCGCGCTTGCTCGAGAAATTAGTGAACTGGCTTTTAACGAGAAGGCTATATTTAGCCCAGTACTTAAGAGATGGCACCCTCTTGCAGCAGGTGTAGCTGTAGCCACCCTTCACTCTTGCTATGGAAATGAGCTGAAGAAATTCATTTCGGGTATTAGTGAACTGACACCTGATGCAATAGAAGTGCTGTGTGCTGCTGACAAATTGGAGAAAGATCTCGTGCAGATTGCAGTGGAAGACGCAGTTAACAGCGATGATGGAGGAAAGTCTGTAATTCAGGAGATGCCTCCTTATGATGCCGAAGCTTTAATTGCTGATCTTGTTAAATCGTGGATAAAGACGAGAGTTGACCGGGTGAAGGAATGGACTGATCGGAATCTGCAACAAGAG GTATGGAATCCACAGGCAAACAAACAGCGATTTGCTCCTTCCGCCATTGAAGTTTTACGAATTATTGACGAAACTTTGGAGGCATTCTTCCTATTGCCAATACCTATGCATCCAACCTTGCTTCCTGACCTGATCTCTGGGCTCGACAAATGTCTGCAGAATTACGTATTGAAGACAAAATCTGGCTGTG GGACCCGAAGTACGTACATGCCTACTATGCCTGCGTTGACTCGATGTACAATGGGATCGAAATTTCACGTCTTTAGAAAGAAGGAAAGGCTGCATATAGCCCCAAGAAGGAAACCTCAGGTTGGGTATACAAATGGGGACACCTCCTCCTATGGGATACCCCAACTATGCGTACGTATTAATACACTGCAGCATCTTCGCATGCAGTTGGATGTCTTGGAGAAGAAGACAGTTGTTCAACTAAAGAATACGAAGTCATCTCAAACCTATGATTTTGGCAGCGGAATGGGAAAGAAGTTCGATTTTTCCTCAGCTGCTTGTGTGGAAGGTATCCAACAACTTTGTGAGGCAACGTCATATAAGATTGTTTTCCATGAGCTAAGTCATGTTTTCTGGGACGGGCTCTATGCCGGAGATGTTTCGTCTTCTAGAATTGATCCTGTCATTCAAGAACTGGAACagtatttggaaattatttcatCTACAGTGCACGACAGGGTTAGAACACGTGTTATTACGGATGTGATGAAAGCTTCCTTTGATGGGTTTCTATTGGTTTTGCTCGCTGGAGGTCCTTCTCGTGCTTTCACTCCGGAAGATTTTGAACTAATCGATGATGATTTTAAGTTTCTCAGAGATTTATTCTGGTCTAATGGAGATGGATTGCCAATTGAGCTAATAGATAAGTTTTCAACAACAGTTAGAGGTGTGCTCCCTCTATTTCGTACAGACACAGAGAGTCTAGTTGAGCGATTTCTAAGTCTTACTACGGAGAGTTATGGGTCTTCTGATAAATCGAGGCTTCCATTGCCTCCGACTTCAGGCCAGTGGAATCCTACAGAACCAAACACTCTTTTAAGAGTTTTGTGTTACCGATGTGATGAAACAGCTATAAAGTTTCTGAAAAAGACTTATAACTTGCCTAAGAAACTATAA